From the Leucobacter denitrificans genome, one window contains:
- a CDS encoding amidohydrolase, with the protein MGVTIFTGGSVLIAANTAASSLVTHALAVRDGVVVAHGDEALALAEESNSTAEIIDLQGGTLAPAPGDGHAHPMFGGLEALGPNIRAAEDLQGILDAVAEWKAANPDAKWIVGGSYDSTFTPRGEFDARWLDEVTGDTPTILRAWDYHTAWVNSAALKVGGITADTPDPELGRIVRREDGSPLGTLQESAANNFLANVVPSFTLEQRVGAIEAATQRYAAQGTTWVQDAWVEPGDLEVYFEAAKQNRLHARVNLAFRADPLTWRDQVTDFIAARNRVRETGAERLTGETVKFFLDGVVESHTAAMLEPYADRPDERGLPNWTPDELTEALKAFDAEGFQLHLHAIGDAANRYALDGLEAVRESNPKREHNHVIAHVAVLSPEDVERFAKLDVIANFEPYWAQCDAVMLELTTPHLGHEREHWQYLIGSVSGSGATVSFGSDWPVTTPDWRPALATAVTRHDPTDPEAESWIPEERVSAATAFAAYTTGIARQALAPNRGTLEVGKTADLVWLSANPLEITPTNIPSIEVRGTWLAGNATYRA; encoded by the coding sequence ATGGGCGTGACAATTTTTACCGGTGGATCAGTACTTATTGCTGCCAATACAGCGGCTAGCTCACTCGTGACTCACGCGCTCGCGGTGCGCGACGGGGTCGTCGTTGCACATGGTGACGAAGCGCTCGCCCTCGCCGAGGAAAGCAATAGCACCGCAGAAATCATCGACCTTCAGGGCGGCACGCTCGCACCAGCTCCGGGCGACGGCCACGCCCACCCAATGTTCGGGGGCCTCGAGGCACTCGGCCCAAACATTCGCGCCGCCGAAGATCTGCAGGGCATCCTCGATGCGGTCGCTGAGTGGAAGGCCGCGAACCCCGACGCCAAGTGGATCGTCGGCGGCAGCTACGACTCGACCTTCACCCCGCGGGGCGAGTTCGATGCCCGCTGGCTCGACGAGGTCACAGGCGACACCCCGACGATCTTGCGCGCATGGGATTACCACACTGCGTGGGTGAACTCTGCAGCCCTCAAGGTCGGCGGCATCACGGCAGACACGCCAGACCCCGAGCTGGGGCGCATCGTGCGCCGCGAAGACGGTTCACCACTTGGCACCCTGCAGGAGTCGGCAGCGAACAACTTCCTCGCAAACGTCGTTCCGTCATTCACCCTGGAACAGCGCGTCGGCGCAATCGAGGCAGCAACACAGAGGTACGCAGCCCAGGGCACCACGTGGGTGCAAGACGCGTGGGTCGAGCCCGGCGACCTCGAGGTGTACTTCGAGGCGGCGAAGCAGAACCGCCTGCACGCTCGAGTGAATTTGGCGTTTCGCGCCGATCCACTCACCTGGCGTGACCAGGTGACCGACTTCATCGCAGCACGCAACAGAGTGCGAGAAACAGGCGCCGAACGCCTCACCGGCGAGACCGTCAAGTTCTTCCTCGACGGGGTGGTCGAGAGCCACACTGCGGCAATGCTCGAACCCTACGCAGACCGCCCAGACGAGCGCGGGCTACCCAACTGGACCCCAGACGAGCTCACCGAAGCGCTCAAGGCTTTCGATGCCGAGGGCTTCCAACTGCACCTGCACGCAATCGGCGACGCAGCAAACCGCTACGCCCTCGACGGCCTCGAGGCAGTGCGAGAGAGCAACCCCAAGCGCGAGCATAACCACGTCATTGCGCACGTCGCGGTGCTCTCACCCGAAGACGTCGAACGCTTCGCGAAGCTCGACGTCATCGCGAACTTCGAGCCCTACTGGGCCCAGTGCGACGCGGTGATGCTTGAGCTCACCACCCCGCACCTGGGCCACGAGCGCGAGCATTGGCAGTACCTCATCGGCTCGGTGTCAGGCAGCGGCGCGACCGTCTCGTTCGGCAGCGACTGGCCTGTCACCACGCCCGACTGGCGCCCGGCGCTCGCAACGGCGGTTACGCGTCATGACCCAACCGACCCCGAGGCAGAATCGTGGATCCCAGAAGAGCGCGTCAGCGCCGCAACCGCCTTCGCCGCTTACACCACCGGCATCGCGCGCCAGGCACTCGCGCCAAACCGCGGCACCCTCGAGGTTGGAAAGACCGCCGACCTCGTGTGGCTCTCGGCCAACCCGCTCGAGATCACACCAACCAACATTCCCTCCATCGAAGTTCGCGGCACCTGGCTTGCCGGCAACGCCACGTACCGCGCATAA
- a CDS encoding APC family permease, with amino-acid sequence MSDTSQPRLKRSLGVVGLTLFGVTYMTVITVFTTYGIVNQVTDGHLPAAYVIAVIAMLFTAGSYAAMVRRYPVAGSAYTYTQQSFGGSAGFLTGWVMLLDYLFIPMINFMLIGIYLNTQFPAIPAWLFTLVALLLVLLFNILGINLVNQANFVIVGLSVILVIVFMALAFKQYLGGDVSIGLIEPFTFGEGGIGAIASGAAILALSFLGFDAVSTLSEEAKNPRRDIPRAIIGATLLGGFFFILVSWTGALAFNPDWSTLTDTQIDAAGTTVMDSLGVSWFTSFFVAIYVVGAFGSGMTGQVSVSRILYAMGRDGMLPRSLSKLGRRFGTPIVAACVVSIFALSALFLSLDVVAFMISFGALAAFAMVNLSVIRTYIFPKGGRRQPLTAKNVVLHLIFPLIGFALTIWLWTSLEALTWLVGAIWIAIGVVIIAIVTGGFKRPVPKLDFSE; translated from the coding sequence ATGTCAGATACCAGCCAACCGAGGCTCAAGCGCTCACTCGGGGTCGTCGGGCTCACCCTGTTCGGCGTCACCTACATGACCGTCATCACTGTGTTCACGACGTATGGCATCGTGAACCAGGTCACCGACGGGCACCTCCCCGCGGCGTACGTCATCGCCGTCATCGCGATGCTCTTTACCGCGGGCAGTTACGCCGCCATGGTGCGCCGGTATCCGGTCGCTGGATCGGCATACACCTACACACAGCAGTCGTTCGGCGGCTCGGCCGGCTTCTTGACCGGCTGGGTCATGCTCCTCGACTACCTCTTCATTCCGATGATCAACTTCATGCTCATCGGCATCTACCTGAACACGCAGTTCCCCGCGATTCCAGCCTGGCTCTTCACGCTCGTCGCACTGTTGCTCGTACTGCTGTTCAACATTCTCGGCATCAACCTCGTGAACCAGGCAAACTTCGTGATTGTTGGCCTGTCGGTGATCCTCGTCATCGTGTTCATGGCGCTCGCATTCAAGCAGTACCTTGGTGGCGACGTGTCGATTGGCCTCATCGAGCCGTTCACGTTCGGCGAGGGCGGCATCGGCGCAATCGCATCGGGTGCTGCGATCCTCGCGCTCTCGTTCCTCGGGTTCGACGCTGTTTCGACACTTTCTGAGGAGGCGAAGAACCCCCGCCGCGACATTCCTCGCGCGATCATCGGCGCGACCCTGCTCGGTGGCTTCTTCTTCATCCTGGTCTCGTGGACTGGAGCGCTCGCGTTCAACCCAGACTGGTCAACCCTCACCGACACCCAGATCGATGCGGCGGGCACCACGGTCATGGACAGCCTCGGTGTGAGCTGGTTCACCTCGTTCTTCGTCGCGATCTACGTTGTCGGCGCGTTCGGCTCGGGTATGACCGGCCAAGTCTCGGTCTCGCGTATTCTCTACGCGATGGGCCGCGACGGCATGCTGCCGAGGTCGCTCTCGAAGCTCGGTCGGCGCTTCGGCACCCCGATTGTCGCGGCCTGCGTCGTGTCGATCTTCGCGCTCTCGGCGCTCTTCCTGTCGCTCGATGTCGTAGCATTCATGATCAGCTTCGGCGCGCTCGCCGCCTTCGCAATGGTGAACCTGTCGGTGATCCGCACCTACATCTTCCCGAAGGGCGGCAGGCGTCAGCCCCTCACCGCGAAGAACGTGGTCCTTCACCTCATTTTCCCGCTCATCGGCTTCGCCCTGACGATCTGGCTGTGGACCTCACTCGAGGCCCTCACCTGGCTCGTGGGTGCGATCTGGATCGCCATCGGTGTCGTGATCATCGCGATCGTCACCGGCGGATTCAAGCGCCCGGTACCGAAGCTCGACTTCTCCGAGTAA
- a CDS encoding TetR/AcrR family transcriptional regulator yields the protein MANRRVGRPSKQVLSRTKIVEAALELLDEHGEQGYGMRDIAQRLGVRPSALYNHVSGKDDITRGIRELIGEQIAPGIFDGLPWDEGIAAWARNYRDAFAAHPPTIALLAVMPFDPTSQVGLAYDRVISTLVGQGWPRGEALSVLVALESFILGSALDAAAAPDMMDPGDRDDVPELTAAYRERGETLAEQGQSPADQAFELGLSIFIGGLRAQLGAHASGAPDPQSNREPH from the coding sequence ATGGCGAATCGGCGAGTGGGGCGCCCGAGCAAGCAGGTGCTCTCGCGCACCAAGATTGTGGAGGCCGCGCTCGAGCTCCTCGATGAGCACGGGGAACAGGGCTACGGCATGCGCGACATCGCGCAGCGCCTCGGCGTTCGACCGTCTGCGCTGTACAACCACGTGTCGGGCAAAGACGACATCACCCGCGGCATACGCGAGCTCATCGGCGAGCAAATCGCGCCCGGCATCTTTGACGGTCTGCCCTGGGACGAAGGGATTGCCGCCTGGGCCCGCAACTACCGAGACGCATTTGCGGCGCACCCGCCAACCATCGCTCTGCTCGCAGTGATGCCGTTCGACCCAACGTCACAGGTGGGCCTCGCCTACGACCGAGTCATCTCGACACTGGTGGGGCAGGGGTGGCCCCGAGGCGAAGCGCTGAGCGTGCTCGTAGCGCTCGAGTCATTCATCCTCGGGTCGGCGCTCGACGCCGCGGCAGCTCCCGACATGATGGATCCGGGAGACCGCGACGACGTTCCAGAACTCACCGCCGCGTACCGCGAGCGCGGGGAGACCCTCGCCGAGCAGGGACAGAGCCCCGCAGATCAGGCTTTTGAGCTTGGGCTCAGCATATTTATTGGCGGGCTCAGGGCGCAGCTCGGTGCGCACGCGAGTGGGGCCCCCGATCCACAATCGAATCGAGAGCCCCACTAG
- a CDS encoding biotin--[acetyl-CoA-carboxylase] ligase, whose protein sequence is MHLDRTHALLPRVEWREESPSTNAELREMAQAAVRSGSPLPHGILLVTDQQTAGKGRLERGWVTPKGQALAVSVLVRGFGAEIGDATGKPDWGELGPAWLPLIAGSAVTAGLQPLYRATDDHEALRVGTKWPNDVHVRDEDDAIEGRPGKKLCGILCELLPDGSAVFGMGLNLLIPEWELPTDRATSLLASGADVGGAESFADEAGADLADRVIEGIVSDLLRLTKLAAESPQAIRNRVARNSLTLGTEVRAHLPGGKLVDGRARALAADGALIIDLPTGGSLEVNAADIEHLR, encoded by the coding sequence ATGCACCTCGATCGGACTCACGCCCTGCTTCCACGCGTTGAGTGGCGCGAAGAATCACCCTCGACGAACGCCGAACTGCGCGAGATGGCGCAGGCTGCAGTTCGCAGTGGATCGCCGCTGCCGCACGGCATCCTACTCGTGACAGATCAGCAGACGGCGGGTAAGGGAAGGCTCGAGCGCGGCTGGGTGACACCGAAGGGCCAGGCGCTCGCGGTGTCGGTGCTCGTGCGGGGATTCGGTGCAGAAATTGGTGACGCGACGGGGAAACCAGACTGGGGCGAACTCGGACCGGCCTGGTTGCCGCTCATCGCGGGATCGGCGGTCACCGCTGGCCTGCAGCCGCTGTATCGGGCGACTGATGATCACGAAGCACTGCGAGTTGGCACGAAGTGGCCGAACGACGTGCACGTTCGCGACGAAGATGACGCGATTGAGGGGCGCCCCGGCAAGAAGCTCTGCGGCATTCTCTGCGAACTCTTGCCAGACGGCAGCGCAGTGTTCGGCATGGGACTCAACCTGCTCATTCCCGAGTGGGAGTTACCGACCGATCGCGCGACCTCGCTCCTCGCGTCGGGAGCAGACGTGGGCGGGGCCGAGTCGTTCGCCGACGAAGCAGGGGCGGATCTCGCCGACCGCGTGATCGAAGGCATCGTGTCTGACCTGTTGCGCCTCACAAAGCTTGCGGCAGAGAGCCCTCAGGCGATCCGCAATCGAGTCGCGAGAAACTCACTCACACTCGGAACCGAGGTGCGCGCGCACCTACCGGGCGGCAAGCTCGTCGACGGTCGCGCACGCGCGCTCGCAGCTGACGGTGCGCTCATCATCGACCTGCCAACCGGTGGATCGCTCGAGGTGAACGCCGCCGACATCGAACACCTGCGATAG
- a CDS encoding TPM domain-containing protein, translated as MEHSQPSNQQHNVRSILAAATKWLATAAIGAAWMLGSSVAASATEPVSLDSGYVTDSAGVLSADDIESANDRLATTYGETGIDLYVVFVDEFTNPSDRIEWTNTTADMNGLGETQYLLAVATEGRQYFISGYTSGPLSDSDLDKIEQEILPTLRDSNWLGAVSSAAAAIESQHSAPGRNAAVAVGIGVGAVGLGGAAWGVTRIARNKRKQASAQADLTELDRTAGAALVAADDAVKSSAQELEFARAQFGDGAVEDFIAALENARSELLRAFALRQLLDDSAPDTREQKVEWLEEIIELCDAVDTTLDAQVDEFDALRAIEQNAPAVLQKLTQRRQQVEGMVPQVEAEVARLNATYASSALASFSGSTEQLAKLIAFATERETEAQSVLDTRGDAPAAHPAAVPTTPDATATPGGSVAITIREGEAAIGQAEELARTITEHGERLAEVEKRCAELITELERDVATARTLGDPDGSVAGAIAATEQQIAQARVQLSGTGRDPDRALQELDAANTHIDSVVEAAQQAVRNQQLLDAQLAQAGDQVRQAEAYIDARRGAVGVTARTRVAEARASLSRAIALQGGNTPGALVEVRRASKLASEALSSAQSDVSGFGGGYSGGYGGGSYSSGDATLGAILGAILGSGGSGGRSSGRGGGFGGYSGGFGGGSRSGGRSRSGGFGGSSRSSGRRSGGGGGRRSRGGGRF; from the coding sequence GTGGAACACTCGCAACCGAGCAACCAACAGCACAACGTCCGATCGATTCTCGCAGCGGCGACCAAATGGCTCGCTACTGCGGCCATCGGTGCAGCCTGGATGCTGGGGTCGAGTGTCGCGGCGAGCGCAACCGAGCCAGTGAGTCTCGACAGTGGGTACGTCACCGACTCGGCGGGAGTTCTGTCGGCCGACGATATTGAGTCGGCGAATGATCGACTCGCCACGACGTATGGCGAGACCGGCATCGACCTCTACGTCGTGTTTGTCGACGAGTTCACGAACCCGTCGGATCGCATCGAGTGGACGAACACGACCGCCGACATGAACGGCCTCGGCGAGACACAGTACCTGCTCGCGGTTGCCACAGAGGGCAGGCAGTACTTTATTTCGGGCTACACGAGCGGGCCGCTGAGCGACTCAGACCTCGACAAGATCGAGCAAGAGATACTTCCGACACTGCGAGATTCGAACTGGCTTGGCGCGGTGAGCTCTGCCGCCGCCGCTATCGAAAGCCAGCACTCTGCGCCGGGCCGGAATGCCGCCGTCGCGGTGGGCATCGGTGTCGGCGCGGTCGGGCTCGGCGGCGCAGCCTGGGGCGTCACCCGAATTGCGCGCAACAAACGCAAGCAGGCGTCTGCACAGGCTGACCTCACCGAACTCGATCGCACCGCGGGCGCAGCACTTGTCGCGGCCGACGACGCAGTGAAGTCGAGCGCGCAGGAGCTCGAATTTGCACGCGCGCAGTTCGGCGATGGCGCGGTTGAAGACTTCATCGCAGCACTGGAGAATGCAAGATCCGAACTGTTGCGGGCATTTGCTCTCAGGCAACTCCTCGACGATTCGGCGCCAGATACACGTGAGCAGAAAGTGGAATGGCTCGAGGAAATCATTGAGCTTTGTGACGCGGTTGACACCACGCTCGACGCACAGGTCGATGAGTTCGACGCGTTGCGAGCCATCGAGCAGAACGCTCCGGCAGTGCTGCAGAAGCTTACCCAGCGCCGGCAGCAGGTCGAGGGTATGGTTCCGCAAGTTGAGGCCGAAGTCGCGCGACTCAACGCGACGTACGCGTCGAGTGCGCTCGCGTCGTTCAGCGGATCGACCGAGCAGCTCGCGAAGCTCATTGCTTTCGCGACCGAGCGCGAGACCGAGGCGCAGTCAGTGCTCGATACACGGGGTGACGCTCCAGCCGCGCACCCGGCGGCCGTGCCCACCACGCCTGATGCGACCGCCACACCCGGCGGATCCGTAGCGATCACGATCCGTGAGGGCGAGGCCGCGATTGGCCAAGCCGAAGAACTCGCCCGCACCATTACTGAGCATGGCGAGCGACTCGCAGAGGTCGAAAAGCGATGCGCGGAACTCATCACTGAACTCGAACGCGATGTCGCGACCGCGCGTACGCTTGGCGACCCCGACGGGAGCGTGGCCGGCGCGATCGCAGCGACCGAGCAGCAGATCGCGCAGGCACGGGTACAGCTCAGCGGTACGGGCCGCGATCCTGACCGTGCCCTGCAAGAACTCGATGCAGCGAACACTCACATCGATAGCGTCGTCGAGGCCGCGCAGCAGGCAGTGCGCAACCAGCAGTTGCTCGATGCGCAGCTTGCTCAGGCTGGTGACCAGGTGCGTCAGGCTGAGGCATACATTGACGCACGGCGAGGAGCGGTAGGTGTAACTGCCCGCACGCGAGTAGCAGAAGCTCGGGCTTCGCTCTCACGAGCGATCGCGCTTCAGGGTGGGAACACTCCGGGAGCACTTGTCGAAGTGCGACGCGCATCGAAGCTAGCTTCCGAGGCTCTCTCCTCAGCCCAGTCCGACGTTTCGGGGTTCGGCGGCGGTTACAGCGGCGGTTACGGCGGGGGCTCATACTCGAGCGGCGACGCCACGCTCGGTGCGATTCTCGGTGCAATCCTCGGCAGCGGTGGATCCGGCGGCCGATCCTCAGGCCGCGGCGGAGGCTTCGGCGGCTACAGCGGTGGCTTCGGCGGCGGATCACGTAGCGGTGGCAGATCTCGCAGCGGGGGCTTTGGTGGCAGCTCGAGAAGCAGCGGCCGTCGCAGCGGCGGTGGCGGCGGACGCCGATCCCGCGGAGGAGGGCGTTTCTGA
- a CDS encoding PspA/IM30 family protein, with product MSKQSILGRVTTLIRANINSIIDSAEDPEKMIDQLIRDYTNNIADAESAIAETIGNLRLLEQDHAEDVKTAGEWGRKALAASAKADEMRAAGNATDADKFDNLAKVALQRQITAENEATAAAPMIATQQEVTEKLKNGLAGMKEKLKQLQTKRAELVARAKTAEAQNRVADAVKSIDVLDPTSDLGRFEEKIRRQEALARGKQEVAASSLDSQFNELENFEVVTEVEARLAALKSGNAPQALEQ from the coding sequence ATGTCAAAGCAGTCCATTCTTGGTCGTGTGACCACCCTGATTCGCGCAAACATCAACTCCATCATCGACTCCGCAGAAGACCCTGAGAAGATGATCGATCAGCTTATTCGTGACTACACGAACAACATCGCAGACGCCGAATCGGCGATCGCCGAAACAATCGGTAATTTGCGACTCCTTGAGCAAGATCACGCGGAAGATGTGAAGACCGCAGGCGAGTGGGGTCGCAAGGCTCTCGCCGCGAGCGCGAAGGCTGACGAAATGCGTGCGGCCGGAAACGCGACTGACGCCGACAAGTTCGACAACCTCGCGAAGGTTGCACTGCAGCGTCAGATCACCGCTGAGAACGAGGCAACCGCTGCCGCGCCGATGATCGCAACGCAGCAGGAAGTCACCGAGAAGCTCAAGAACGGGCTCGCGGGAATGAAGGAAAAACTCAAGCAGCTGCAGACAAAGCGCGCCGAACTCGTCGCGCGCGCGAAGACCGCAGAGGCGCAGAACCGCGTCGCCGACGCTGTGAAGTCGATCGACGTGCTCGACCCGACGAGCGACCTCGGCCGCTTCGAAGAGAAGATTCGCCGCCAAGAGGCGCTCGCCCGCGGCAAGCAGGAAGTCGCTGCGTCGTCGCTTGACTCGCAGTTCAACGAGCTCGAGAACTTCGAGGTTGTGACCGAGGTTGAGGCGCGTCTCGCTGCCCTCAAGTCGGGCAACGCACCGCAGGCGCTCGAGCAGTAG